Part of the Cydia pomonella isolate Wapato2018A chromosome 8, ilCydPomo1, whole genome shotgun sequence genome is shown below.
tctttcacTGACACGCTGTGAACATTTGGCGCATTTTATTGAGAAAACGTCTGCACGTAGGTGTACGAAAAACAGTGTGCTATAATGCTAGCTCTTCGGAAGATGCGATATAATAAGTAGACGACGAGAGATTATCTATTTTTGTTCTGGACTCCTTGCTCGCATGCGTACGAAATATTTGCCAGCCAAAGTGGCTACTTTTGTTTTAAGAGCGCGTTCATCATTGAATTTTACCAACACTCGTCTGATACACCTTGaagaaaacattgttaaaaataggTCGTCCAAAGTAAACAATGATTATCCTTGGACCAGGACAGACGGAAACTAGATTTTCTAATAGCTGTGAGGCCAGCGAAGTCATTTTCTAGAGGAACAAGGTTAACAATACCGTCATCAAGGTTGAAAATAATTCCGGCGAGTAATTCGGAACAGTTATACAGCGTACAGGAATAACTCTTCAGCTATTTATACAGCGTGTTCATGACATGCTGTCTCTAGATGTAAAGTAATAATGATGACAGGTATACATTACGAGTACTTTATACTTGGCATAGTTTACAGTTATTTGGGTCCAAGTAAGCGTTATAATAACAAGCATTCACTGTCGCCCTCTAGCAGCAGGGGTTAAGGTGACTTCACAACGTTTCACGTTCAAACATGGCCCGCTGGAGCATGTTTATGCGGAACGCTAGACGCTGGCGCAGCGTTATTATGCGCGAAAACGTAACGACTTATTTCAGTCCCGTCAAGTCACGgctaattatttttgtaactgAACACCTGTAGTTAGTCATGAATGTCGAGGTCGTCGGGTGATTAGCGATGGAAAAACGAAACGAAGCATTTATTAGTGCTGTAGTTTTAATGAAGCGGCGAATAGAGCGGGTACCTTGTGCGGCGGTCAGGTTCGTGCGAGCGGCTTGGGCGCCTGTCTCTTACTGAAGCGGGAATCGCCGCCCACGGCGCGTGTTCTCGACCGCACCTGCAATATTTCGTGAATTGCCGATCGTGTATAGGAAATCAGATAAAATATAGAGAGTAATAAGTTATCAAATCATagacattttgttttattctgataagtcatttaaaaattagaaataaataagtcaAAAGCAAGGACAAAATAAATCGAATCGTAATGTTCCTTTTCCCCCATGTTTCTAACTTTATCCACATGTTTTATtcacataatgtttatttatacaagTAAGTTTCTCTCTAAATTTTTCTAGTCAACTTTTCCTTctcataaaaaatgtaataaaataattcaaacattatacaaataaagtaACATTCCTAGACTTACCTAgagtaaaaagaaatgcaatGGATTTATCAGAAGATTATTCTATGCACTTTTAAACTGGACGTCACAAATACAGGTaatcaaaacttttaaaaatacacTGGTATGTGGAAATCGCGGCTCCCCGACCACGAATGAGCACCGGCGTCCACTATCGCGAGAAATTTGATTAAGTTTACACCAACACGACTATTTTTAGTTTGCCCACAGCAGCAATAACCTGGACGTGTATAGCAGCTTCTGAAGGACCTCGTTCAATGACTCTTAAATCGTGACTAGTGTATTTTGACAGCATAAGAAGCTTATTGTTGTCATGTGAAGGGTGCTTTGAAGAATGGGATGGGTTGGGTGTCTATGCATTCTTGGCCTTGCTTATTGAAGAGGAAAATTAATGTCTGCCATTATTTGTTGTGTCATCATATTATTAAACAAGCCAAGCAGCGTAAACAATATCGCATAAAAAGGATCCATTTTCCACATTTCCCTGAGTTTTCGTGCACTTGAAAGAATGTATTGGATTAATACtaaaattgcttttattatggAGTATATTTGTTCGGGTTAAACAACACTACATATTTTGAACACGTTAGATGGGATTGGGATGAAATGGAAACGCTATGTTACGAGAATACTTTTAATTACACTCCACAAGTTACAAGTTAGaaggtatttttttgttaatgttacTACAGTCGCCTTCAGATAAATTGGAGCGGCCAAGttggtcacaaatatctaaataaaacaTCTTGGCAACTGTACGTTTTTAACGGCAGAGACAAAAGGAAAAGTTAGagtataaatgtattattatatactataatatattgtatatgatGATTATGTTTTTGTGGGCCGATTTAATCAATAGCTCTTTCTAGCTCTATACGCAAACcctgatatatttattatgatgtGTGGTTTTATAACAACGTGGCCTATTCGATATTCCAATGTGACAAGTGGGATCATTATGTAGACTTTTCTTATACATTTTGTTAACCATTCGTACGTATACATGATGTCCGGTAATGAATGGATAACCTACTAACCACTGACAGGGCACCTTAGGCTGGTCTAGAAAATTGACTTATAGGTCTAGTAAAAGTTTCATGGTTTTTGAGACAATCAAACATTAAGTAGGATGCTGGctattaaaaaagaaagaaaagttcGATCATCGCGATAACCGCGAAACCTTTCTAGACTTATAAGTCCATTTTCTGGACCAGGACTGTCGGGGGTTAGAAGGTTATCCATTAattaccttcttcttcttcttttcatcctgttaccccctgctggggtgtagggttcgaaccattttcttccactgacttcggtcctgggcagcttgggtaacctcctcccaccccatccccaatacacccaactcttgctccacggaacggcgccaagtagatttagggcgaccatgtttccgttttccgggcatcttccaagtcagggccaccttggataggtgggtgtcaggcttcctgaggatatgccctatccaatgccatttgcgcgtttggatctccttatgtacgggtgcttgtccggttattctccataagtgagcgtttgtgatccagttaggccaaaagatgtgcagaatttgccttaagcatttgttcacaaacacttggagTTTTGTTATTAGGTCTTTGCGGACAAACCAGGTTTCGCACCCGTACAGTAACACGGCCTTTACATTGGAATTGAAAAACCTCACTTTAGTTCTTCTCGTCAGGGTAGAGGAGTTCCACACAGGTTTAAGCTGGCTGAATGCGGCTCGGGCTTTGTTTATTCGTGTTTCAATGTCAGCTTCCGTTCCTCCACTCTGGTCGACAATACTGCCCAGATAGCAAAAGCTAGCCACTTGTTCAATCTGATTTCCCTAGATCAGCATTGGGGTTGAATCGGTGGTGTTCTAGCACATTTCCTTTGTTTTATTGTAGTTAATGCGCAATCCTTCCTTTTCAGCCTCTTCTGCTAAATCTTCTGCCTTGTCTTGGAGTTGCTCACGCGTGGTTGCTATAAGGCAGAGGTCATCTGCAAAGTCGATATCCTCGAGGTCGTTTTCAGATGTCCAAGGCAAGCCTCTTCGACCTCTGCTGGTAACCCTGCACTTCACGTCGTCAAGCACCATCAGAAACAGCAGTGGGGAAAGCAAGCAACCCTGCTTGACACCTGCTGTGACATCTATACTCTCAGTGAGTCCATTAATTACCGGTATATTTAAATCCTGTACACATGTTTCAAacaatgttttgtttatttagaaaccaatgCTCTACAGCTCGAACAAAACCCACGATTACATCAACCCACAAATACCTATGCAAATGGTGAATGTATAGacagatgcagagagaggtgaccccccctaCATAGACTGATTATATGCAGTGGGGAATCAAACACGTTTTTCtctattaaataaagaaaaaatgttcGTCCTTCCATCcgtcatttatatttttgatgagtaaaattttaaaaccaaaaatatCATACTTTAAACTACTGCTATTAATATGTGTATCTCGAATAAAGCCCCAGATAGCATCAAACCTGACAAGTTAAACAAGTTGTCAGGGATATCCTTAATATTAATGTCAATGACAccaaattacataaatatataatatacaaatacttaaaaacatagaaaacgtCTAACCCATGAGACAggaatgtatatatttttttttagtttattcataaaccaaacagtcatataaacacattaaatatgcaatacaaaagatgtattgcaataaaagaaaaaggcagtaaaagacctggaggttcatagtcataaataatgttaactgaaataagtacttacagGCACGAGAATATCTAATGTatagatttaatgtatttatcagATAGAAAATTTACtgcatacaatataaatatataagtacatgggtactcatcacataaataaattcccttaccaggattcggccccaggatcatcggcttcataggtattTCCGACTAgcccagatcggtcgtcaaagcTTCATAATGTCATAatgcattataataaataatgttaattttagACGGTTGCATCAACTTGATAGTACTATGACAGGTGGTTCCACGGCCGCTACGATGCATTACACGATGGTGGGCGTCTATGATGCACGCATGCAGGAGGCCAATTCCCGAATGGATATTTGACAATTTGTATTAGATGGAATAATATTgacagtaataataataattcagcctatataagtcccactgctgggcacaggcttcctctcatatgcgagagggcttgggctatagttcctacgctagcccaatgcggattggggacttcatatacacctttgaatttcttctcagatgtatgcaggtttcctcacgatgttttccttcaccgaaaacctagtggtaaatataaaatgatatttcgtacataagttccaagaaattcattggtacgagcgaggatttgaacccacgacctccggattgaaagtcagacgtcatATCCTCCGCCACCACCACATAATACATTGACAATAATATTCCAATATAAGTGGTTGACATTGGAACGATATGTATTGAAAACTAAAAGTAGGGAAGAACCTGCTAAAGGGGTTACGGcattttgtgaaaaaaaaatctttctgctacccaaaggttatcCCGAAGCTTGCGGTTGCACTTTAGCGACCGCCTGTTGTCTCCCTCTATCATTAATTGTTTTCTTatagctgtatcttttactgaggtgtgccaataaagagtattatatCTAACGAAAACATTGGTGTTAGTTAACATACACATATTATCTATCGATGACTGTAACATGTAGTGGCATTAGCGCTGCATTTACACCTTTACTAAATATAAAATCCAAATCTTCAGCATAACTGGTAATACGACTCCGGGTTGGATCTGTACCGATTCGCAAAAGTCGCAAACAGACGATGAACCGATTATTCAGATTATTCCACTTTATATCGTAGAGTTCTGTGTTTGACATATTGACGGGCGCGTTTGTCGCAAGACGCAACGGCAGATGCTACCCAGGCTACACTTGGAACTGCAAGATCGCAATCAGATAATGTTTTTTGATAGTTCGTGATATGATTTTGTGATATGaccaaaaatttattatttcaatattatgttAGGATTAGGAAcatcataaatttaaaattcactAGTAACATCTCTAGATTAAAATAAAGTGGTAATAATgtattaacccccttattcataagccgcta
Proteins encoded:
- the LOC133520309 gene encoding uncharacterized protein LOC133520309 — translated: MILYFWSDFTMNGKGKFHSKCIEGELLRSTLDLNIPVINGLTESIDVTAGVKQGCLLSPLLFLMVLDDVKCRVTSRGRRGLPWTSENDLEDIDFADDLCLIATTREQLQDKAEDLAEEAEKEGLRINYNKTKEMC